One window of Betaproteobacteria bacterium genomic DNA carries:
- a CDS encoding TIGR01459 family HAD-type hydrolase, with protein MRASPEAAGSSAQGAIALPGVAALAPLFDGYIVDQWGVLHDGTRPYPGALDCLERLHEAGKHVVVLSNSGRREAANVRLMQEMGFPARLFDRMVSAGEDAREAIIARASPFHASLGRRCYAFTRSGDRSILEGIGLTFVTNVEEADFLAAIGIDSPYRRLADYEAELVAARSRGLPMICANPDIARFLEGALVEATGVLARRYGELGGEVFHHGKPWPAIYASCLAALGTCAPGRVIAVGDSIEHDILGASRAGLPSAFIAAGIHAQELGVAFGAQPDPTTWREFEGRAIARPDYRLPAFTW; from the coding sequence GTGCGCGCATCTCCTGAGGCCGCGGGCTCGTCGGCGCAGGGCGCGATCGCGTTGCCCGGCGTGGCTGCGCTCGCGCCGCTGTTCGACGGCTATATCGTCGACCAGTGGGGCGTGCTGCACGACGGCACGCGCCCCTATCCCGGTGCGCTGGATTGCCTCGAGAGGCTGCACGAGGCGGGCAAGCATGTGGTCGTTTTGTCCAACTCCGGCCGGCGCGAGGCGGCCAACGTGCGGCTGATGCAGGAAATGGGATTTCCCGCCCGGCTCTTCGACCGGATGGTGTCCGCGGGCGAGGACGCGCGCGAGGCGATCATCGCAAGAGCGAGTCCCTTCCACGCCAGTCTCGGCCGTCGCTGCTACGCGTTCACGCGTTCGGGCGACCGCTCCATCCTGGAGGGAATCGGGCTCACCTTCGTCACGAACGTCGAGGAGGCGGATTTCCTCGCGGCGATCGGCATCGATTCGCCGTACCGCCGCCTCGCCGATTACGAGGCGGAACTGGTTGCCGCCCGATCGCGCGGGCTGCCGATGATCTGCGCCAACCCCGACATCGCGCGATTCCTCGAGGGGGCGCTCGTCGAGGCGACGGGCGTGCTCGCGCGCCGGTACGGGGAGCTGGGCGGGGAAGTCTTCCATCATGGCAAGCCCTGGCCGGCCATCTACGCGTCCTGCCTCGCTGCCCTAGGGACTTGCGCACCGGGTCGCGTGATCGCGGTCGGCGATTCGATCGAGCACGACATCCTCGGCGCCTCGCGGGCAGGCCTGCCGAGCGCCTTCATCGCGGCGGGCATCCACGCGCAGGAGCTCGGTGTGGCCTTTGGCGCGCAGCCCGACCCCACGACGTGGCGCGAGTTCGAGGGCCGCGCCATCGCCAGGCCCGACTACCGGCTGCCTGCGTTC
- the phnE gene encoding phosphonate ABC transporter, permease protein PhnE: protein MNAAAQKRYPELWRRHSMRDSVIGWLWIAAVAFASAWSVSALDIEWVFFKDAHLQAADLAQRMWPPRWSYLPQILAPLVETIHIATLGTAIAVVFSVPLAFLAARNTTANGFTWAIGRGLLVASRSVNTVIWGLLFVAIFGPGPLAGIAAVAARSVGFLAKLVAEAIEEADRGPVEAIESTGASTAQVYLIGILPQVIPVLIGTTVYRWDINVRESSVLGFVGAGGIGIYLYASINQFMWQQVLVVLLTILVVVILSEGISAWIRARIS from the coding sequence ATGAACGCGGCCGCGCAGAAGCGCTATCCAGAGCTCTGGCGCCGGCATTCGATGCGCGATTCGGTCATCGGCTGGCTGTGGATCGCAGCGGTCGCATTCGCCTCGGCGTGGAGTGTCTCCGCGCTCGATATCGAATGGGTGTTCTTCAAGGACGCCCACCTGCAGGCCGCGGACCTGGCGCAGCGCATGTGGCCGCCGCGCTGGTCGTACCTGCCGCAGATCCTTGCGCCGCTCGTGGAGACGATCCACATCGCCACGCTTGGAACGGCGATCGCGGTTGTCTTCTCCGTGCCGCTTGCCTTCCTCGCCGCGCGCAACACCACCGCCAACGGCTTCACCTGGGCCATCGGCCGCGGGCTCCTCGTGGCCTCGCGCTCCGTGAACACGGTGATCTGGGGGCTCCTCTTCGTGGCGATTTTCGGACCGGGGCCGCTTGCCGGGATCGCGGCCGTGGCCGCGCGCTCCGTGGGGTTCCTCGCCAAGCTCGTGGCCGAGGCGATCGAGGAAGCGGACCGGGGGCCGGTCGAGGCGATCGAGTCCACGGGGGCGAGCACGGCGCAGGTCTACCTCATCGGCATCCTGCCCCAGGTGATTCCGGTGCTCATCGGCACGACGGTCTACCGATGGGACATCAACGTGCGCGAGTCGAGCGTGCTCGGCTTCGTCGGCGCCGGCGGCATCGGCATCTACCTGTACGCCTCCATCAACCAGTTCATGTGGCAGCAGGTGCTCGTCGTTCTCCTGACGATCCTCGTGGTGGTCATCCTGAGCGAGGGCATTTCGGCCTGGATCCGTGCGCGCATCTCCTGA
- the phnE gene encoding phosphonate ABC transporter, permease protein PhnE: MSAAPYPTTWRAPLFFGTRTRHYAVIAAALLYLAWSLSTLNVDMHRLLAGFRRAVDIFERMIPPDFSRWELLLKGMVESVQMAFAATLVGVVLSVPLGIAAARNLAPRPVYLAARAFIVVGRTFHEVIIAIFFVKLFGFGPVAGLLTLAMSSVIFLGKMLAEDIENVRTGPIEAVRATGAGFGQVVVYSVVPQVLTRTVGTAIYRLDANVRHSTIVGIVGAGGIGQTLSASFSRYDYDFAAAILLGIIALVALGEWFSDWVRRRIR, translated from the coding sequence TTGAGCGCCGCCCCGTACCCGACCACCTGGCGGGCGCCGCTCTTCTTCGGGACGCGGACCAGGCATTACGCGGTGATCGCCGCGGCGCTGCTCTACCTCGCGTGGTCGCTCTCGACGCTAAACGTCGACATGCACCGCCTGCTGGCCGGTTTCAGGCGGGCCGTGGACATCTTCGAGCGCATGATTCCGCCGGACTTCTCGCGCTGGGAGCTCCTGCTCAAGGGAATGGTGGAGAGCGTGCAGATGGCCTTCGCGGCCACGCTGGTGGGCGTGGTGCTGAGCGTGCCGCTGGGAATCGCCGCCGCGCGCAACCTCGCCCCGCGCCCCGTGTACCTCGCGGCGCGCGCCTTCATCGTGGTCGGGCGCACCTTCCACGAAGTGATCATCGCCATCTTCTTCGTGAAGCTCTTCGGCTTCGGCCCCGTCGCCGGACTGCTCACCCTCGCGATGTCCTCGGTGATCTTTCTGGGCAAGATGCTCGCCGAGGACATCGAGAACGTGCGCACCGGGCCCATCGAGGCCGTGCGCGCGACCGGCGCCGGCTTCGGGCAGGTGGTCGTCTACTCCGTGGTTCCGCAGGTGCTCACCCGCACGGTGGGCACGGCGATCTACCGCCTCGACGCGAACGTGCGCCACTCGACCATCGTGGGCATCGTTGGCGCCGGGGGCATCGGGCAGACCCTCTCGGCATCGTTCTCGCGCTACGACTACGATTTCGCCGCCGCGATCCTGCTCGGCATCATCGCCCTCGTCGCGCTCGGCGAGTGGTTCAGCGACTGGGTGAGGCGCAGGATCCGATGA
- the phnC gene encoding phosphonate ABC transporter ATP-binding protein: protein MRALDSVSFTVGHPEVIAIIGSSGAGKSTLIRCINRLVEPTSGSIRLGGTEIVGLPSSELRKARRRIGMIFQEFNLVDRLTVMENILSGRLGSVGFFASFMRRYPPADVADAFAMLERVGLEGLHDSRADALSGGQRQRVGIGRALMQHPDILLVDEPTASLDPKTARQVMRLIRSLATERERPALVNIHDVALAQGYSDRIVGLKAGKLVFDGPSAGLTPDVLTEIYGAEDWSQTIRHGDEDTPA, encoded by the coding sequence ATGCGGGCGCTCGACTCGGTGAGCTTCACCGTCGGGCACCCCGAAGTCATCGCGATCATCGGATCGTCGGGCGCAGGCAAGAGCACGCTCATCCGCTGCATCAACCGGCTGGTCGAGCCCACCTCGGGGAGCATCCGCCTCGGCGGCACCGAAATCGTGGGCCTCCCCTCGAGCGAGCTTCGCAAGGCGCGCCGGCGCATCGGCATGATCTTCCAGGAGTTCAACCTCGTCGACCGTCTCACGGTCATGGAGAACATCCTTTCGGGGCGCCTGGGCTCGGTGGGTTTCTTCGCCTCGTTCATGCGCCGCTATCCGCCCGCCGATGTGGCCGACGCGTTCGCGATGCTCGAGCGCGTGGGACTCGAGGGGCTGCACGACTCGCGGGCCGACGCCCTCTCGGGCGGCCAGCGCCAGCGCGTCGGCATCGGCCGCGCGCTCATGCAGCATCCGGACATCCTGCTGGTGGACGAGCCGACGGCCAGCCTCGATCCCAAGACGGCGCGCCAGGTCATGCGCCTCATCCGCTCCCTCGCCACCGAGCGCGAGCGGCCCGCGCTCGTGAACATCCACGACGTGGCGCTGGCGCAGGGCTACTCCGACCGCATCGTCGGGCTCAAGGCCGGCAAGCTCGTCTTCGACGGCCCCAGCGCGGGGCTCACGCCCGACGTGCTGACCGAAATCTACGGCGCCGAGGACTGGAGCCAGACCATCCGTCACGGCGACGAGGACACGCCCGCTTGA
- the phnD gene encoding phosphate/phosphite/phosphonate ABC transporter substrate-binding protein, with translation MKSIGTALLAAAMVLLAGPWAGNAYGQAPCSYRGLLDARYCDEDHDLVADQPKDPKAWQDPATLVFSYTPVEDPAVYENVFADFMAHIAKVTGKRVRWYPAESYAAQIEAMRSGRLHIAGVAAGPTPYAVNLAGFVPIAGMAAHDGSIGYTLRLITYKDSPIKSVADLKGKRVAHVAPSSNSGDTAPRALFTAMGVVPGKDYEVLYSGKHDNSIMGVVNKDYDAAPVASSVVDRMQARGMFKADAIRVVYESAPFPRTAYGVAHNLTPELKAKIREAFLGFDFKKSALAKEFKDTERFAPVNFKDGWRDVRTIQQSQGIVYSQEGLSKLGTKAE, from the coding sequence ATGAAATCGATTGGCACGGCCCTGCTGGCCGCCGCAATGGTCCTTCTGGCCGGCCCCTGGGCCGGGAACGCCTACGGGCAGGCGCCCTGCAGCTACCGGGGACTCCTCGACGCGCGCTACTGCGACGAGGACCACGACCTGGTCGCGGACCAGCCGAAGGACCCGAAGGCCTGGCAGGATCCGGCGACGCTCGTGTTCTCCTATACGCCTGTCGAGGATCCCGCCGTCTACGAGAACGTGTTCGCCGACTTCATGGCGCACATCGCCAAGGTCACCGGCAAGCGCGTGCGCTGGTATCCGGCGGAATCGTACGCTGCGCAGATCGAGGCGATGCGCTCCGGCCGCCTGCACATCGCCGGTGTCGCGGCGGGACCGACGCCCTATGCCGTGAACCTGGCCGGGTTCGTGCCGATCGCGGGCATGGCCGCCCACGACGGCAGCATCGGCTACACGCTGCGCCTCATCACCTACAAGGACAGCCCCATCAAATCGGTGGCGGACCTCAAGGGCAAGCGCGTCGCGCACGTGGCGCCGTCGTCGAACTCGGGCGACACCGCGCCGCGCGCGCTCTTCACCGCGATGGGCGTGGTGCCCGGCAAGGACTACGAAGTCCTCTATTCCGGCAAGCACGACAACTCGATCATGGGCGTGGTGAACAAGGACTACGACGCGGCGCCGGTGGCCTCCTCGGTCGTCGACCGCATGCAGGCGCGCGGCATGTTCAAGGCCGACGCCATTCGCGTGGTGTACGAATCGGCGCCATTCCCGCGCACCGCCTACGGCGTCGCGCACAATCTCACGCCGGAACTGAAGGCGAAGATCCGCGAGGCCTTCCTCGGCTTCGACTTCAAGAAATCGGCGCTGGCCAAGGAATTCAAGGACACCGAGCGCTTCGCCCCGGTCAACTTCAAGGACGGCTGGCGCGACGTGCGCACGATCCAGCAGTCCCAGGGCATCGTCTACTCGCAGGAAGGGCTCTCCAAGCTGGGCACGAAGGCGGAGTAG
- the scpB gene encoding SMC-Scp complex subunit ScpB translates to MTDETIEIAEAPAPGPEPEREPLDLDLVKRVLEAALLSTSEPLTVQQLRRLFGGELDADSLRKILDELKEEWAGRTVELTAVASGWRFRVKPDYQKYLDRISSEKPPRYSRAVLETLAIIAYRQPATRGDIEDIRGVAVSPPTLKALEERGWIDVVGHRETPGRPALFATTRKFLDDLNLRSLEELPALEELQSALDASLDTLPAMPVQEALLGAPEEEADVAAPTPEAEANAPSQHTEHPDHAG, encoded by the coding sequence ATGACCGACGAAACCATCGAAATCGCCGAAGCGCCGGCTCCCGGGCCCGAGCCCGAGCGCGAACCCCTCGACCTGGACCTCGTGAAGCGCGTGCTCGAAGCCGCGCTCCTGTCCACGTCCGAGCCGCTCACCGTGCAGCAGCTCAGGCGCCTGTTCGGCGGCGAGCTGGACGCGGACAGCCTGAGGAAGATCCTCGACGAGCTGAAGGAGGAATGGGCCGGGCGCACCGTGGAGCTCACCGCGGTTGCGAGCGGCTGGCGCTTTCGCGTGAAGCCCGATTACCAGAAATACCTCGACCGCATCTCCAGCGAGAAGCCGCCGCGCTATTCGCGAGCGGTTCTGGAGACGCTTGCCATCATCGCGTACCGCCAGCCGGCGACGCGCGGCGACATCGAGGACATTCGCGGCGTTGCCGTGTCTCCCCCGACCCTCAAGGCCCTGGAGGAGCGCGGCTGGATCGACGTGGTCGGCCACCGCGAGACCCCCGGCCGCCCGGCGCTCTTCGCCACCACACGCAAGTTTCTCGACGACCTGAACCTGAGGTCGCTCGAGGAGCTGCCCGCGCTCGAGGAGCTGCAAAGCGCCCTCGACGCTTCCCTCGACACCCTGCCCGCGATGCCGGTGCAGGAGGCGCTCCTCGGCGCGCCTGAGGAGGAAGCCGACGTCGCAGCCCCCACCCCGGAAGCCGAGGCGAACGCGCCCTCGCAACACACGGAGCACCCAGACCATGCGGGATAG
- a CDS encoding segregation/condensation protein A, with amino-acid sequence MIAQAANDPQAHEQQGLDLALPVARIRGEPMTEMPTDLYIPPEALSVFLDAFEGPMDLLLYLIRRHSLDILDIPMAELTRQYMDYVEMMRTQQLELAADYLLMAALLIEIKSRMLLPRPKRESEGEPEDPRAELVRRLLEYEQMKQAAMMLGEAPVAGRDFSVVEVYVEEAMAERLPGIAVADLSEAWRSILARAKMTKHHKITREQLSVRSHMSRILRTLSGGAFTEFSRLFQPELGVPVLVVSFLALLELARESLIEITQQTAFEPIYVRLKNERVPLTIT; translated from the coding sequence ATGATCGCGCAGGCCGCCAACGACCCGCAGGCGCACGAGCAGCAGGGACTCGACCTTGCGCTTCCGGTCGCCCGGATCCGCGGCGAGCCGATGACCGAGATGCCCACGGATCTCTACATCCCGCCGGAGGCGCTGTCGGTCTTCCTCGATGCCTTCGAGGGGCCGATGGACCTCCTGCTCTATCTCATCCGGCGGCACTCGCTCGACATCCTCGACATCCCCATGGCGGAGCTCACGCGCCAGTACATGGATTACGTCGAGATGATGCGCACGCAGCAGCTCGAGCTGGCCGCCGACTACCTGCTGATGGCCGCGCTCCTCATCGAGATCAAGTCGCGCATGCTCCTGCCGCGCCCGAAGCGCGAAAGCGAAGGCGAGCCGGAAGACCCGCGCGCCGAGCTCGTCCGTCGACTCCTCGAGTACGAGCAGATGAAACAGGCCGCGATGATGCTGGGCGAGGCGCCCGTCGCCGGCCGCGACTTTTCCGTCGTGGAGGTGTACGTCGAGGAGGCGATGGCCGAGCGGCTGCCCGGCATCGCGGTGGCCGACCTCTCCGAAGCGTGGCGCTCGATCCTCGCCCGCGCGAAGATGACGAAGCACCACAAGATCACGCGCGAGCAGCTCTCGGTGCGCTCGCACATGAGCCGCATCCTGCGCACGCTCTCGGGCGGCGCCTTCACCGAGTTCTCCCGCCTGTTCCAGCCCGAGCTGGGCGTGCCGGTGCTGGTGGTGAGCTTCCTCGCGCTTCTGGAGCTCGCCCGCGAATCCCTCATCGAGATCACGCAGCAGACCGCCTTCGAACCCATCTACGTGCGCCTGAAGAACGAACGCGTGCCGCTCACGATCACCTGA
- a CDS encoding tryptophan--tRNA ligase encodes MFEDRVLSGMRPTGAMHLGHYHGALKNWVRLQNEYPCFFFAADWHALTSHYEDPSVIESTVWDMFVDWLAAGIDPSKATLFVQSRVPQHAELTLLMSFFTPLSWLERVPTYKDAVDKHAEHGRDLTTYGFLGYPLMQAADILIYRATRVPVGEDQVSHVELTREIARRFNHLFGREKGFEEKAESAVKKMGPKKAKRYRELRTRFQEKGDGEALAQARDLVGDVQNLSLGDKERLFGFIEGGGRMILTEPEALLTETPKLLGLDGQKMSKSYGNAILLRDSADEVSRKVRTMPTDPARVRRTDPGNPDKCPVWNLHLVYSNQDTRDWVVKGCVSAGIGCLECKQPVIDAVNAELKPLRERAAGYEEDPTLVRSIIQDGCEKAADLADETMRDVREAMGLNYS; translated from the coding sequence ATGTTCGAGGATCGGGTCCTCTCCGGCATGCGCCCCACGGGCGCCATGCACCTTGGCCACTACCACGGCGCGCTCAAGAACTGGGTGCGGCTGCAGAACGAGTACCCGTGCTTCTTCTTCGCCGCCGACTGGCACGCGCTCACGTCGCACTACGAGGACCCGTCGGTGATCGAATCGACGGTCTGGGACATGTTCGTGGACTGGCTTGCCGCCGGCATCGACCCCTCGAAGGCCACGCTCTTCGTGCAGTCGCGGGTTCCCCAGCATGCGGAGCTCACCCTCCTCATGTCCTTCTTCACGCCGCTTTCCTGGCTCGAGCGCGTGCCGACCTACAAGGACGCCGTGGACAAGCACGCCGAGCACGGCCGCGACCTCACCACCTACGGCTTCCTCGGTTACCCGCTCATGCAGGCCGCCGACATCCTCATCTACCGCGCCACCCGCGTGCCGGTGGGCGAGGACCAGGTCTCGCACGTCGAGCTCACGCGCGAGATCGCGAGGCGCTTCAACCACCTCTTCGGCCGCGAGAAGGGCTTCGAGGAGAAGGCGGAGTCGGCGGTGAAGAAGATGGGCCCGAAGAAGGCGAAGCGGTACCGGGAACTGCGCACACGCTTCCAGGAGAAGGGCGACGGGGAGGCGCTGGCGCAGGCCCGCGACCTGGTGGGCGACGTTCAGAACCTCTCGCTCGGCGACAAGGAAAGGCTCTTCGGCTTCATCGAGGGGGGCGGGCGCATGATCCTTACCGAGCCCGAGGCGCTCCTCACGGAGACGCCGAAGCTGCTCGGCCTGGACGGGCAGAAGATGAGCAAGAGCTACGGCAACGCGATCCTCCTGCGCGACTCCGCGGACGAGGTTTCCAGGAAGGTGCGCACGATGCCCACGGACCCCGCGCGCGTGCGGCGCACGGACCCGGGCAACCCGGACAAGTGCCCGGTGTGGAACCTGCACCTGGTCTATTCGAACCAGGACACGCGCGACTGGGTGGTGAAGGGGTGCGTGAGCGCGGGCATCGGGTGCCTGGAGTGCAAGCAGCCGGTGATCGACGCGGTGAATGCGGAGCTGAAGCCGCTGCGCGAGCGGGCGGCGGGCTACGAGGAGGATCCGACGCTCGTGCGCTCGATCATCCAGGACGGGTGCGAGAAGGCTGCCGACCTGGCCGACGAGACGATGCGCGACGTGCGCGAGGCGATGGGCCTCAACTACAGCTGA
- a CDS encoding site-2 protease family protein, which translates to MDVQGIILNIAIYAIPAVFAITLHEAGHAYAAKFFGDKTAWMLGRLSLNPARHIDPVGTILVPILTSFSGFVFGWAKPVPVNFQNLRDPKRDMFWVAAAGPGANLAMALAWVLVAKVLLTLGGSGIAFEYWIRVSDAGIKVNVMFAVLNLFPLLPLDGGRIVTSLLPDRLAYQYSRLEPYGMVILILLIVSGALSWMIGPVMGVLLKNLYSLLGF; encoded by the coding sequence ATGGACGTCCAGGGCATCATCCTCAACATCGCGATCTACGCGATCCCCGCGGTGTTCGCCATCACGCTGCACGAGGCGGGGCACGCCTACGCCGCCAAGTTCTTCGGCGACAAGACGGCCTGGATGCTGGGGCGCTTGAGCCTCAACCCGGCCAGGCACATCGATCCGGTGGGGACGATACTCGTGCCGATACTGACGTCCTTCAGCGGGTTCGTCTTCGGGTGGGCCAAGCCCGTGCCGGTCAATTTCCAGAACCTGCGCGACCCGAAGCGGGACATGTTCTGGGTCGCGGCGGCAGGGCCCGGCGCGAATCTCGCCATGGCGCTTGCCTGGGTGCTGGTGGCCAAGGTGCTGCTCACGCTGGGCGGCTCCGGCATCGCCTTCGAGTACTGGATACGCGTCTCCGATGCGGGCATCAAGGTCAACGTGATGTTCGCCGTGCTGAACCTGTTCCCGCTGCTGCCCCTCGACGGGGGCCGCATCGTGACGAGCCTGCTGCCGGACCGGCTCGCCTACCAGTACTCGCGCCTCGAGCCCTACGGCATGGTGATCCTCATCCTGCTCATCGTGTCGGGCGCGCTCTCGTGGATGATCGGGCCCGTGATGGGCGTTTTGCTCAAGAACCTCTATTCGCTGCTCGGCTTCTAG
- a CDS encoding threonylcarbamoyl-AMP synthase, with translation MSEFFTVHPENPQPRSIKAAVEIIRAGGVIAYPTDSCYALGCHIGDKAAMERIRRIRNVDERHHLTLMCRDLSEVGQFAKVDNIQYRLIKANTPGNYTFILRASRDVPRRLLHPRHTIGVRIPDHVVPLALLAELGEPLLSSTLILPDHGVALNDAQEIREHLDHQLDAIIDAGPCGLDVTTVIDISGDTPVLLREGKGDIRAFGFVKAALH, from the coding sequence ATGTCGGAATTCTTCACGGTTCATCCGGAGAACCCGCAGCCGCGATCGATCAAGGCGGCCGTGGAAATCATCCGCGCAGGGGGCGTGATCGCCTACCCGACGGACTCCTGCTACGCGCTCGGCTGCCACATCGGCGACAAGGCGGCGATGGAGCGCATCCGCCGCATCCGCAACGTGGACGAGCGTCACCACCTCACGCTCATGTGCCGCGATCTATCCGAGGTGGGCCAGTTCGCGAAGGTGGACAACATCCAGTACCGTCTCATCAAGGCCAACACGCCCGGCAACTACACCTTCATCCTGCGCGCTTCGCGGGACGTGCCACGCCGCCTGCTGCACCCGCGGCACACGATCGGCGTGCGGATTCCGGACCACGTCGTGCCGCTCGCGCTGCTGGCGGAGCTTGGCGAGCCGCTGCTGTCGTCCACGCTGATCCTCCCCGACCATGGCGTGGCGTTGAACGACGCGCAGGAGATCCGGGAGCACCTCGACCACCAGCTCGACGCCATCATCGACGCCGGCCCCTGCGGGCTGGACGTGACGACCGTCATCGACATCTCGGGCGACACACCCGTCCTGCTGCGCGAGGGCAAGGGCGACATCCGTGCCTTCGGGTTCGTGAAGGCGGCGCTGCACTGA
- a CDS encoding PHP domain-containing protein, with the protein MDNFDLHNHSTASDGLLSPTQLMQLGARNGVHAMALTDHDTIDGLEEAATAAGRLGIRFVNGVEISVTWGETTVHVVGLGIDPGAAVLAKGLASIRGGRLGRARLMAERLEALGIPGTLEAALALAGSEQRLSRTHFARHLAQVGAVKDPQRAFDKYLGKGKPAFVQHRWATLQDAVGWITGAGGIAVLAHPGRYGLKPLGRATLLEEFKRLGGEAIEVVTGSHRPEEYAAWRRVAEEYGFLASRGADFHGLGESPVEPGRLPPLPASLRPVWTRWAH; encoded by the coding sequence TTGGACAATTTCGACCTGCACAACCATTCGACTGCCTCGGATGGGCTGTTGTCCCCCACCCAGTTGATGCAACTGGGCGCGCGTAATGGGGTGCATGCGATGGCGCTCACCGATCACGATACGATCGACGGCCTCGAGGAGGCCGCGACAGCCGCCGGCAGGCTCGGCATCCGGTTCGTGAACGGGGTGGAGATTTCGGTGACCTGGGGCGAGACGACGGTCCACGTGGTGGGCCTCGGAATCGATCCGGGCGCTGCGGTGCTGGCCAAGGGCCTCGCGTCGATTCGCGGCGGGCGCCTGGGCCGGGCAAGACTGATGGCCGAACGGCTCGAAGCCCTGGGCATCCCCGGCACGCTCGAGGCGGCACTGGCGCTGGCCGGGAGCGAACAGCGGTTGAGCCGTACCCACTTTGCGAGGCACCTGGCGCAAGTGGGGGCCGTGAAGGATCCGCAGCGCGCATTCGACAAGTACCTGGGCAAGGGCAAGCCCGCGTTCGTGCAGCACCGGTGGGCCACGCTGCAGGACGCCGTGGGCTGGATCACCGGCGCCGGCGGCATCGCGGTGCTGGCGCATCCGGGCCGCTATGGACTCAAGCCCCTCGGTCGTGCGACCCTGCTGGAAGAATTCAAGCGCCTCGGTGGCGAGGCGATCGAGGTGGTGACGGGCAGTCACCGTCCCGAGGAATACGCCGCCTGGCGTCGCGTGGCAGAGGAGTACGGTTTCCTCGCTTCCCGCGGCGCCGATTTCCACGGTCTGGGCGAAAGCCCGGTGGAGCCGGGGCGGTTGCCGCCGCTGCCGGCCTCGCTCAGGCCCGTGTGGACCCGATGGGCGCATTAG
- a CDS encoding septation protein A translates to MKLLFDLFPVILFFVAFKFFGIYVATAAAIGATIAQVGWVLVRGRKVSNMQWASLVIILFFGGATLLLRDETFIKWKPTVLYWLAGSLFLGGLALRKNLVKAVMSEGITMPEPAWTRLCVAWGIFFLFKGTLNLWVAYTFDTDTWVNFKLFGGMGLMFAFVIAQAFWIAKYLPDEEPKRDPAAATDTPKP, encoded by the coding sequence TTGAAGCTGCTTTTCGACCTTTTCCCGGTCATTCTCTTTTTCGTCGCGTTCAAGTTCTTTGGCATCTACGTGGCCACCGCGGCGGCCATCGGGGCGACCATCGCGCAGGTGGGCTGGGTGCTCGTCCGGGGCCGGAAGGTCTCGAACATGCAGTGGGCGAGCCTCGTCATCATCCTGTTCTTCGGGGGCGCGACGCTCCTGCTGCGCGACGAGACCTTCATCAAGTGGAAGCCCACCGTCCTGTATTGGCTGGCCGGGAGCCTCTTCCTGGGCGGCCTGGCATTGCGCAAGAACCTCGTGAAGGCCGTGATGTCCGAGGGAATCACGATGCCCGAACCCGCGTGGACCAGGCTCTGCGTGGCCTGGGGCATCTTCTTCCTCTTCAAGGGGACGCTCAACCTCTGGGTGGCCTACACCTTCGATACCGACACCTGGGTCAACTTCAAGCTCTTCGGGGGCATGGGTCTCATGTTCGCGTTCGTGATCGCGCAGGCCTTCTGGATCGCGAAGTACCTCCCCGACGAAGAGCCGAAGCGCGACCCGGCGGCCGCAACCGACACTCCCAAGCCCTGA
- a CDS encoding YciI family protein, protein MLYAIIAEDFPGSLDKRLAARPAHVERLKALLAEGRLVIAGPHPLIDAEDPGPAGFSGSLIVAEFASRELALAWASADPYVTAGVYARVTVKPFRKTLP, encoded by the coding sequence ATGCTCTACGCCATCATCGCCGAGGATTTTCCCGGCTCCCTCGACAAGCGCCTCGCCGCTCGCCCGGCCCACGTGGAGCGCCTCAAGGCGCTGCTGGCCGAGGGACGGCTGGTCATCGCCGGCCCGCATCCGCTCATCGACGCGGAGGATCCCGGCCCGGCCGGTTTCTCCGGATCGCTGATCGTGGCGGAATTCGCCTCGCGCGAACTGGCGCTTGCGTGGGCCAGTGCGGATCCCTATGTGACCGCCGGCGTGTACGCCCGCGTGACGGTCAAGCCGTTCAGGAAGACGCTGCCGTGA
- a CDS encoding BolA family transcriptional regulator: MNLESAIRERLAALKPESVQLVDEDHLHIGHGADGAHWQLTIVSEAFRGKAPLARHRMIYEALGDLMKRDIHALRIEAFAPEQF; encoded by the coding sequence GTGAACCTCGAGAGCGCCATCCGCGAGCGCCTTGCCGCGCTGAAGCCGGAAAGCGTGCAACTGGTGGACGAGGACCACCTGCACATCGGCCATGGCGCCGACGGCGCGCACTGGCAGCTCACCATCGTTTCGGAAGCCTTCCGCGGCAAGGCGCCGCTGGCGAGGCATCGAATGATTTATGAGGCCCTGGGCGACCTCATGAAACGCGACATCCACGCCCTGAGAATCGAGGCGTTCGCGCCCGAGCAGTTCTGA